The Acidimicrobiales bacterium genome contains the following window.
CCGTGGCCGACTTCCGACCGAAGGTCGCACTGGAGCACAAGTGGAAGAAGGCCGACGGCGTCCCCGAGGTCGTGCTCGAGCCGACTCCCGACATCCTCGCCTCCCTCGGGGCACGGCGCCGTCCCGGGCAGGTGCTCGTGGGCTTCGCGGCGGAGACGTCCTCCGTGGTGGCCGGGGCCCGGGCCAAGCTGCGCGGCAAGCACCTCGACCTGGTCGTCGCCAACGACGTCACCGTGGCCGGCGCCGGCTTCGACGCCCGGACCAACGCCGTCGTGCTGGTCGGCGCCGACGGAACGGAGCAGACTGTCGCCTTGACCGACAAGCGGGAGGTGGCGCGGTTCGTCTTCGACGCCGTCGTCCCCCTGATGAGGAGCACGCCGTGACCGCCACACGCACCACGTTCACCTCGGAGTCCGTCACCGAGGGCCATCCCGACAAGATGGCCGACCAGATCTCCGACGCCATCCTCGATGCCATCCTTCGGGAGGACCCGATGGGGCGTGTGGCCTGCGAGACCCTGCTCACCACTGGGCTGGTGGTCGTGGCCGGGGAGATCACCACCGACGCCTACGTCGAGATCCCGAAGATCGTCCGCGAGACGGTGTGCGGCATCGGCTACGACCGGGAGTCGTTCGGGTTCGACGGCCACACGTGCGGCGTGATCACGTCGATCGACCCGCAGTCGTCCGACATCGCCCAAGGCGTCGACCACGCGCTCGAGCAGCGGGACAACCACACCACCGCCGACGAGGATCTCGACACCCAGGGCGCCGGCGACCAGGGGATGATGTTCGGCTACGCGTGCGACGAGACCGACGACCTCATGCCACTGCCGATCTGGCTGGCCCACCGGTTGGCCCAGCGGCTGTCGGAGGTCCGCAAGGCCGGCGTGCTGCCCTACCTCCGGCCGGACGGCAAGACGCAGGTGACGGTGGTGTACGAGGACGGCCGCCCGGTCCACCTCG
Protein-coding sequences here:
- the metK gene encoding methionine adenosyltransferase; the protein is MTATRTTFTSESVTEGHPDKMADQISDAILDAILREDPMGRVACETLLTTGLVVVAGEITTDAYVEIPKIVRETVCGIGYDRESFGFDGHTCGVITSIDPQSSDIAQGVDHALEQRDNHTTADEDLDTQGAGDQGMMFGYACDETDDLMPLPIWLAHRLAQRLSEVRKAGVLPYLRPDGKTQVTVVYEDGRPVHLDTVLISTQHQPGLDLETLLKPDLIEHVIHPMLPEAFASDKFRVLANPTGKFELGGPHADTGLTGRK